A genome region from Cervus canadensis isolate Bull #8, Minnesota chromosome 10, ASM1932006v1, whole genome shotgun sequence includes the following:
- the LOC122448539 gene encoding heterogeneous nuclear ribonucleoprotein A3-like isoform X2 produces MEGHDPKEPEQLRKLFIGGLSFETTDDSLREHSEKWGTLTDCVVMRDPQTKCSRGSGFVTHSCVEEVDAAMCARPHEVDGRAVEPKRAVSREDSVKPAAHLTVKKIFVGGIKEDTEEYNLRDYFEKYGKIETTGVMEGRQSGKKRGFAFVTFDDHDTVDKIVVRKYHTTNGHNCEVKKVLSKQEMQSAGSQRGRGGGSGNFMGRGGNFGGGGGNFGHGGNFGGRGGYGGGGGGSRGSYGGGDGGYNGFGGDGNYGGGGNCNDFGNYSGQQQSNYGPMKGGSFGGRSSGSPYGGGYGSGGGSGGYGSRRF; encoded by the exons ATGGAGGGTCATGATCCCAAGGAACCAGAGCAGTTGAGAAAGCTGTTCATTGGTGGTCTGAGCTTTGAAACTACAGAtgatagcttaagagaacattctGAGAAATGGGGCACACTCACAGATTGTGTGGTGATGAGAGACCCCCAAACAAAATGTTCCAGGGGCTCTGGTTTTGTGACTCACTCTTGTGTGGAAGAAGTGGATGCAGCAATGTGTGCCCGACCACACGAGGTTGATGGGCGTGCAGTGGAGCCAAAGAGAGCTGTTTCTAGAGAGGATTCTGTAAAGCCTGCTGCCCATCTAACAGTGAAGAAAATTTTTGTTGGTGGTATTAAAGAAGATACGGAAGAATATAATTTGAGAGACTACTTTGAAAAGTATGGCAAGATTGAAACCACAGGAGTTATGGAAGGCAGGCAGAGTGGAAAAAAGAGAGGATTTGCTTTTGTAACTTTTGATGATCATGATACAGTTGATAAAATTGTTGTTCGGAAATACCACACTACTAATGGGCATAATTGTGAAGTGAAAAAGGTCCTTTCTAAACAAGAGATGCAATCTGCTGGATCACAAAGAGGTCGTGGAGGTGGATCTGGCAACTTTATGGGTCGTGGGGGAAACTTTGGAGGTGGTGGAGGTAACTTTGGCCACGGTGGAAACTTTGGTGGAAGAGGAGGctatggtggtggaggtggtggcagCCGAGGGAGTTACGGAGGAGGTGATGGTGGATACAATGGATTTGGAGGTGATG GTAACTATGGTGGTGGTGGAAACTGTAATGATTTTGGAAATTATAGTGGACAACAGCAGTCAAATTACGGACCCATGAAAGGGGGTAGTTTTGGTGGAAGAAGCTCGGGCAGTCCCTATGGTGGTGGTTATGGATCTGGTGGTGGAAGTGGTGGATATGGTAGCAGAAGGTTctaa
- the LOC122448539 gene encoding heterogeneous nuclear ribonucleoprotein A3-like isoform X1: protein MEGHDPKEPEQLRKLFIGGLSFETTDDSLREHSEKWGTLTDCVVMRDPQTKCSRGSGFVTHSCVEEVDAAMCARPHEVDGRAVEPKRAVSREDSVKPAAHLTVKKIFVGGIKEDTEEYNLRDYFEKYGKIETTGVMEGRQSGKKRGFAFVTFDDHDTVDKIVVRKYHTTNGHNCEVKKVLSKQEMQSAGSQRGRGGGSGNFMGRGGNFGGGGGNFGHGGNFGGRGGYGGGGGGSRGSYGGGDGGYNGFGGDGGNYGGGTGYSSRGGYGGGGPGYGNQGGGCGGGGGGYDGYNEGGNFGGNYGGGGNCNDFGNYSGQQQSNYGPMKGGSFGGRSSGSPYGGGYGSGGGSGGYGSRRF from the coding sequence ATGGAGGGTCATGATCCCAAGGAACCAGAGCAGTTGAGAAAGCTGTTCATTGGTGGTCTGAGCTTTGAAACTACAGAtgatagcttaagagaacattctGAGAAATGGGGCACACTCACAGATTGTGTGGTGATGAGAGACCCCCAAACAAAATGTTCCAGGGGCTCTGGTTTTGTGACTCACTCTTGTGTGGAAGAAGTGGATGCAGCAATGTGTGCCCGACCACACGAGGTTGATGGGCGTGCAGTGGAGCCAAAGAGAGCTGTTTCTAGAGAGGATTCTGTAAAGCCTGCTGCCCATCTAACAGTGAAGAAAATTTTTGTTGGTGGTATTAAAGAAGATACGGAAGAATATAATTTGAGAGACTACTTTGAAAAGTATGGCAAGATTGAAACCACAGGAGTTATGGAAGGCAGGCAGAGTGGAAAAAAGAGAGGATTTGCTTTTGTAACTTTTGATGATCATGATACAGTTGATAAAATTGTTGTTCGGAAATACCACACTACTAATGGGCATAATTGTGAAGTGAAAAAGGTCCTTTCTAAACAAGAGATGCAATCTGCTGGATCACAAAGAGGTCGTGGAGGTGGATCTGGCAACTTTATGGGTCGTGGGGGAAACTTTGGAGGTGGTGGAGGTAACTTTGGCCACGGTGGAAACTTTGGTGGAAGAGGAGGctatggtggtggaggtggtggcagCCGAGGGAGTTACGGAGGAGGTGATGGTGGATACAATGGATTTGGAGGTGATGGTGGCAACTATGGCGGTGGTACTGGTTATAGTAGTAGAGGAGGTTATGGTGGTGGTGGGCCAGGATATGGAAACCAAGGTGGTGGATGTGGTGGCGGTGGTGGAGGATATGATGGTTACAATGAAGGAGGAAATTTTGGAGGTAACTATGGTGGTGGTGGAAACTGTAATGATTTTGGAAATTATAGTGGACAACAGCAGTCAAATTACGGACCCATGAAAGGGGGTAGTTTTGGTGGAAGAAGCTCGGGCAGTCCCTATGGTGGTGGTTATGGATCTGGTGGTGGAAGTGGTGGATATGGTAGCAGAAGGTTctaa